A single window of Rubripirellula lacrimiformis DNA harbors:
- a CDS encoding MBL fold metallo-hydrolase, with protein MTNNPDPTSTPPTHAKVTFLGTGTSVGVPVIGCQCEVCQSDDPRNQRTRCAITIELGWHGLAVDHDEPTRTLLVDTPPDLRFQLLREKIPLVHAVLYTHEHADHLFGLDDLRLFPFRLGGPVPLYCEPKVEQRIKHSFDYAFSTRAQTHPGSRPQLECREISPYQPIPLFGASIMPIRLKHGPHFDVLGFRIGDFAYCTDTNDIPPESMARLAGVKTFVVGALRHQPHPTHFSVDQAVEVARQVGAKQTWLTHVSHDLDYGPTTSELPDGIDLAYDGLQVDVGLDSGQA; from the coding sequence ATGACCAATAATCCTGACCCGACCAGCACCCCCCCCACCCATGCCAAAGTGACCTTTTTGGGAACTGGGACCAGCGTCGGTGTGCCGGTGATCGGATGCCAATGCGAAGTTTGTCAAAGCGACGATCCTCGCAACCAGCGGACCCGATGTGCGATCACGATCGAACTGGGCTGGCACGGACTCGCTGTGGATCACGACGAACCGACTCGCACACTGCTGGTCGATACCCCGCCCGATCTGCGATTCCAATTGCTGAGAGAGAAAATCCCTTTGGTCCATGCTGTGCTGTACACGCACGAGCATGCGGACCATCTGTTCGGCTTGGATGACCTGCGATTGTTTCCGTTTCGTTTGGGCGGGCCAGTCCCGCTGTACTGCGAACCCAAAGTCGAACAGCGGATCAAGCATTCGTTTGACTACGCCTTTTCGACTCGCGCCCAAACCCATCCCGGGTCCCGACCACAGCTGGAATGTCGCGAGATCAGCCCCTACCAACCGATCCCACTATTCGGGGCATCGATCATGCCAATCCGATTGAAGCATGGGCCTCACTTTGATGTGCTGGGGTTTCGTATCGGCGATTTCGCGTATTGCACCGACACGAACGACATTCCACCGGAATCGATGGCCAGGCTCGCCGGCGTCAAAACTTTTGTGGTCGGTGCCCTTCGCCATCAACCTCATCCCACTCACTTTAGTGTGGATCAAGCGGTCGAGGTGGCACGGCAAGTCGGTGCAAAACAAACGTGGCTGACCCACGTTAGCCACGACCTGGACTACGGACCAACCACGTCCGAGTTGCCCGATGGAATCGATTTGGCCTACGACGGTCTGCAAGTCGATGTCGGTTTGGATTCCGGCCAAGCCTAG
- a CDS encoding sugar phosphate isomerase/epimerase family protein has protein sequence MKMIKNFSPGSLGINGRQTELLELALTYAFNGIDIDMHEMLRRSQRTDVADAAKYLEAARKAFKIRIGGFDLGINLDADEETFTAQVATLHPLAELAKELGITRAYVRVPAATDRLPYHEYFDVQTARLKQIADLLAVREIKLGIGFAAGKELEEGKEFPFIRNVEGFIALVKAVGSTNVGFYIDTWDWVVGDGAMDQLSELTADEIVAVRLCSLRPESDPATAKSNERVVPTQEGLLDHVKVITHLVEIGFTGPVSPGASGASYKGQTRESIVQRGQVALDEIFTAAGLTVAPLPKDLIEDIPYEPNPIG, from the coding sequence ATGAAGATGATCAAAAACTTCTCGCCCGGCTCGCTGGGCATCAACGGCCGTCAAACCGAACTTTTGGAATTGGCCCTGACGTATGCCTTCAATGGCATCGACATCGACATGCACGAAATGCTTCGTCGCAGCCAACGTACCGACGTTGCTGACGCAGCGAAGTACTTGGAAGCCGCACGCAAGGCATTCAAGATCCGCATCGGCGGCTTTGACTTGGGCATCAATCTGGACGCCGACGAAGAAACCTTCACCGCCCAGGTCGCCACCCTGCACCCGCTGGCCGAATTGGCCAAAGAATTGGGCATCACGCGAGCATACGTTCGCGTTCCAGCCGCGACCGATCGATTGCCCTACCACGAGTACTTCGACGTCCAAACCGCTCGCCTGAAGCAAATCGCCGACCTGTTGGCCGTTCGCGAAATCAAATTGGGCATCGGTTTCGCCGCTGGCAAGGAATTGGAAGAAGGCAAAGAATTCCCATTCATCCGCAACGTCGAAGGTTTCATCGCATTGGTCAAAGCCGTTGGATCGACCAACGTTGGCTTCTACATCGACACCTGGGACTGGGTCGTCGGCGACGGAGCAATGGACCAACTGAGCGAATTGACCGCTGACGAAATCGTTGCCGTCCGTTTGTGCTCGCTGCGTCCCGAAAGCGATCCTGCAACCGCAAAGTCGAACGAACGTGTGGTGCCGACCCAAGAAGGTCTGCTGGATCACGTCAAAGTCATCACTCACTTGGTCGAAATCGGATTCACCGGCCCCGTCAGTCCAGGCGCTTCGGGAGCCAGCTACAAAGGCCAGACTCGTGAAAGCATCGTGCAACGCGGACAAGTCGCGTTGGACGAAATCTTCACCGCTGCTGGCTTGACCGTCGCTCCATTGCCCAAGGATCTGATCGAAGACATTCCTTACGAGCCAAATCCAATCGGCTAA